Genomic segment of Truepera radiovictrix DSM 17093:
CGGCGTGCAGCTCACTCGATGAGCCCGTGCTGCAACGCGTAGCGCACCAACTCGGCGCGCGTCTTGAGGCCCAGCTTCTCCGCCGCGCGCTCGCGGTAGGTCGCCACCGTCTTGTCGCTGATGCCGAGCTCTTCGGCGATCTCCTTGTAGGTGCACCCCTGCGCGATACGCGCGAGGACGCTCCGCTCCCGTTCGGTCAGCCTTACGTGGCGGTAGGGGCCGCTCTCGGAGAGGTCGCGGGCGAGCTCGGCGAGCAGCCTCGCGGGCGCGTAGTACTCCCCCCGCGACACCGCTCTGATGGCGTCTAGCAGCTGCGTCTCAAGGGCGCTTTTGGGGACGTAGCCGTTGCCGCCCGCCTCGAGAAAGCCCCGCACGTACTCCGGGTCCTCGTGCATCGACAGCGCGATAAGCCGCACGCTCGGCAGGCGCGCCTTGAGCGACCTGGCGGTCTCGATCCCGTTCATCCCGGGGAGGGTGAGGTCCAAGAGGACGATGTCGGGCGCGAGCTCGGGGACGCGCTCGAGCGCCGCCTCGCCGCTGTCGGCCTCCCCGACGACGAGGGCGCCGCCGTGCGCCTCGAGGAGCAGGCGGATCCCCGAACGCACCACCGCGTGGTCATCGACGAGAAACAGACGAGGTTGTGCCACGTCCCTCCCTACGCTCTACCGTACCCCATCGCAGCCGGGTTCTGGTGACTTAATCCCTTTGGGCTTCCGCATAGCCGTCGAGGGGGTCGTGGCCTGTAGCCTGTAGCTTGTGGCCCGTGGATCACGACGAGGCACGCGCGCTTGCCAGGCGTCAGACCAACGGTCGGACTGAGCATCACGAACCTAGACGTCGCACCTCACCCCCTCCGCCCTAGACCACCTGACGTACCGGGAGGCGCGGCGGGTAGACGGGCAGCTCGAGCAGCGTCCCCCCCTCCCCCGACAGCGCCGCCGCCACGAACGCCCGCGCCAAGGCGTCGGGGTGGATGAGGTGCCGCGCCGCCTCCTCCGAGAGCCGCGCGCGGTTGGTGCGCGTGTCGACGGTGCCCATCGGGAAGATGATCCCGACTCCCACATGGCTGCCCTGCAGCTCCGCGTCGAGCGCGCGCAAAAAGCTCGCCACGGCGCCCTTGGCCGCCGCGAAGAGGCTGCGGCCCGCCGCCCGCTCCCCGTACGCCTCCCCCGCGGCGATGCCGGCGATAAAGGCCTCCTCGCGCCTCCTCAGGGCGGGCAACACGGCCTTGACGGTGTAAAAGAGCGTCTGCACGTTCGTCGCAAAAGCGCGCTCAAAGTCGGCCTCGTGCACCTCGTCGACGCGCCCCATCACCACCTCGCCGACGAGGTGCACGAGGCCGTCGACGCGCCCGAACTGCGCTTCAGCCTGTGCGACGACCGCTTGGGCGCTCCCAAAGCTGCTGAGGTCGGCTTCGAAAGCGGGGGTGTTAAAGCTGTGGGCCCGCCCCGTGACGCGCACCGCCTCGCGGTCGATGAGCACGAGCTGCGCGCCCTCGCGGCGAAAGGCAGCTTCGACCGCCCCAGCCACGGTCCCCCCCGCGCCGGTTATCAAGATCACCTTGTCTCGCAGTGTGCGCATGCCGCACCTCCTTATGCTCATGCATGAGTTCACCCAATGCCGATGCTGAAACCGTGCCTAGCGCCGAGCGGTGACACCTCGAGAGGGGAGGTGACCCCAGCTTCAGCCGCTTGACGTACCTGTAGCCACGCCTCATGCTAACGGGCGACCGGGGGGCTGGGGTGCGCGAAACCTTGACGCGGTTGTCGGGAAAAAGCTGACGCAGCCGCGCGTGCGCTACGAGGCTCTGAGGGGCGCTTGTGAGGATTTGACGCCTCACGAACGCGCGGTCGGGGCGCGCACCGCCTTTTCACCGTCCTCGGCGCGTCGCCCGCTCACCCCACAAAGACGCCCGCACGTCGACGTTGTAAACCACCTCCTCGACCTGCCACCGCGCCCAGGGCGCGCCGTCACCGAACCAGGTGAGCGCGCTCTTTGTCAGCACCGTGCGGCCCGCGAGCGCCTCCCAAACGAGCGCTTCGCATAGCCAGAGGGTTTTTGCGGCGTCCGCAGCCCCTTTGTAGCGCATCGCCTCCAAGAGGTGCAACAGGCCCGTCTCAGGATGAAAACGCGCCACGAAGCGCTCCTCGAGCCCGCCGAAGGGCACCACCAAGAGCGCCGTGGCCTCGTCGACCGCCTCCCAACGCACGCGCGGGTCGGTAATGAAAAGCGCGGGGAACCAGACGGCTTCGGCCCACCCCCCCAAGTTGGCGGCCTGGTCCACTTTGGGCCCCTCTACGACGCCAAAGGGCAGCTCGAGCCGGCTCGTGCCATCTACGTAGCGCTCCCTGAGGCGCACCACGGGGCGGCCGAAGAGCGTCACCTCGAGGTCGTGCCGGTAGCCCCGCCCCACGGCGTGGGTGAAGCGGAAGCGCGCTGGGAAGACGAGGCCGCCCAGGCGCAGCTTGGCCCGGCCCGTGACGACCGCCGAGGTGATCACCGGCACCCGCTCCCCGTAGAGGCGCCGGTAGAAGCGCGCTACGGGGGCGGGCAGCCCTTCCGGCAAGGGGACGGTGCCGAGCGCCGGCTCCGCCTCGGGGTAGGGCGGGAAGGGGGCGGGTCTGACCCGCAAACCGAGCGCACCGGCGGCGAGCGGGAGCGCGGCTACGCCGAGCGCGGTGAGGAGGCCCTTACGCGGCACGGCGCGCCCCTATCGGGTGCCGGGGGCGCTCAGCGCGGCGGCGATCTCCCGCGCCCAGCCGCGAACCGCCTCCCAATCCCGAAAGTCGCCCTCGGGCGCCCCCACGACGCGCGCGATGAGCCGCTCGCCCCACCCCAAACCCCGCCGCTCGAGCTTGCCGACAAACACGCGGTGGTCGCGCACAAAGACCCCCTCGAGGGGCGCAGCGAGCCGCGCCGGGTCGTTGTCGGGTTGCGGGTCCGCCCCCAAGGGGCCGCTGCTAAAGACCCACACGGGCCGCGCGGAGAGCGCCTCGTGCTGCGCTTCGGCGAAGCGTTTGGCCTCCGGCAGCCAAGCCCCCATATAGATGGCGCTGCCCAGGACCACCGCGTCATACGGCGTTACGCTCACGTCACCCGCTGCCCCCTTGACCTCGGCGGTGTGCCCCGCCAGAGCAAGCTCTTCCGCCACGACCTCGGCGATCTCCTGCGTGCTGCCGTGCTTGCTGGCGACAACCACCAAAACCTTCATGTGCGCCTCCTGCTGGGCTCGGGCTGCTTTGCAGCCTCGGCGTTGCCGAACAAAAGCCCCGTAAAGACGATGCCGGCCCACGCCCAGTGCTCATGGGTGAGACGCTCGAGCCCCTTGAGAACCCCAAACGTCGGCCTCGACCATAGGGCCCAGATGATCAACAGCGGGAACAGACCCAGAACGCTGAAGAGAATCAGCCCTGGAATGAGAAAGTCGGCAAAAAGGCTGCCCTCAAGCAGGCTAACGGGCATCCCTAACCCGCCTCCCGACGGGTCGGCGAGGAGGCTGTAGCCGCCAAAGAGGGCGTTCGCACTTAGCAAGAGCAGCAGCGCCATGAGCACGTAGACGCTAGCAGGGCGAGCCTTAGCGGCAGGTGCGCGGTTAGTGTTAGCCATAACCATCCTCGTTCTCGTGGGCAGCACCGTCTCGCAGCGTCTCTAAGGGGTGCCGCACGGCTGTGCTCCACTTCGGTAGAGCACAGGAGAGCGGAAGCGCGCTCGAAGGCGTCAGCACGATGTTCCAGAGGAGCCTCTACCGACTGTAGAACACGCTTTAAAAGGGCGCGAGAAGGTGGAGCTGCGGCGGAGGCGCAGCAGCCCCTCGTCGGTAGGGTGTTGGGGCGACGAGAGGGGGTGGAGCTTGACGACCACCCTCACCGCCGACACCTTCATAGACCGTACCCTCACGGCGTGCTCAACTAGGTTTTGAAACGCGTCCCCCTTTCCGAACTAGCGAGGTCGCGCGTGCGCCGCCGACCCCAGGCGAAATAGGCGAGGGGACCGACGACGTTGACAAAGACCGCCACGCTCCAAAAGCTCCGCCGCCCCCGGATCTGCGCCGCACGGCGGTGCGAAAGGTCCCAGAGGGCCGAGCTCAGCAGCGCGAGCTGCACGCCAGCCCCCAGGATCGTCGCGGTCTGCTCGCCGAGCGAGAGGTCTCGCCAGCTTTTGCGTCCTTTGGCAGGTATCATCTGGTCAGCGACGCTCTCACGTTAAAAAGAGACGTTCTGCTCGCACATTCTAAGATGAAATCCCGCTACCCCGTTGGGGTGAGACCGGCAGCGACGTTTCGTAAAACTGCCCTACCCGTCATCACTCACCTCCCCGTCGGGTTTAGGGGTGCTCAAGGGCGCGCTGAGCGGTTCTGCGGCGCCCGCTTGCGTCCCCTCGGTCCCGACGACACCTAGCGTCTCACCAACCTTGACCACGAACGTGTCCGCCAACTTGTCGTGCCAACCTTGGCGGTTGGCGTCAAAAAGCGCCCAGAGCCAACCGAGCCCGAAGGCGAGCCCGTTAAGCACGTAACCGAGGTAGCGCAGCACGGCGTCGGCGTCCGTGAGCGCACCCCCGTCCACCTTGACCACCCGCAGGTTAAGCAGCATCTTGCCGGGTGTCTGGCCCTGATGGCGCGTCAGGAAGTACCACTGGTAGGCTAGGCCGAGAGCGAAACCGAGGGCGCCGCCGAGGCGCGAGTCGGAGCGGAAGAGAAGGCCGCTGACGACACCCAAGAGGAGGCCGTCGAGGATCAGCGCGATCAGGCGCTCCCCAATCCCAGCTAGGGTCTGTCTGACAGAAGGGCTGACTGATGTTTTAGGGTAAAGGCATGGCACGGACGGACTTAAGCGAGAAACAGTGGCGAGCGTTAAAAGCGCATTTACCTGCGAATCCCCAACGCGGCCACGCCTACGTTGACCATCGCCGAGTTATCAACGGCATTTTGTGGCGGCTCAAGACTGGAGCACCTTGGCGAGATGTTCCTGAGCGCTACGGAGCCTGGCAAACCTGCTGGGACCGGTTCACGAGGTGGGAACGTAGCGGTGACTGGCAGCGCATCCTACAAGCCCTTCAAGCGCATGCCGACGCCACAGGCGATATTGACTGGGACGGAGCGGCCTTGGACAGCAGTCACATCAAAGCCCACCGGAGCGCTGCAGGTGCGAGAAAGCGGCCCGCCGAGGGCGAAAAAAGGGGGGCTTGACAGATGAGTGGTTAGGCCACTCGCGTGGCGGGCATACCAGCAAAGTTCATGTCTGTGCTGATGGGAAGGTTCGCCCCCTGTCCCTTGTCGTGACCGCCGGGCAACGCAACGATGCCGCTTGGTTGGAGCGGGTGCTCGACGAGATACACGTACCACGTTTAGGTAGAGGGCGACCCCGAAAGCGCCCCTCACAGCTCCGCTTGGACCGGGCTTACAGCTTTAAGAAGCAGCGCCAAGGGTTGAGGCGACGGAACATTCGCTGTATCAGCCCTGAGCGAGAAGACGCCAAAAAGCACCGGCTCGCCAAGGGCTCCAAAGGTGGGCGTCCACCTGCTTTTGATACCAAGGCGTACAAGGGGCGCAACGTCATTGAGCGCTGCATCAACCGACTTAAAGACTTTCGTGCTGTAGCAACCCGCTATGACAAGCGGGGTCGGAACTACCTCGCGGGCGTGCTTGTCGCCTCCATTATCCTCTGGCTCTAATCAGTCAGACAGACCCTAGGTCGGTTCGCGTTGTGGCGGTCGTCATGATGTGTCCCCTTTTGTCGAAACGAGGTTACAGCTTACGTTTTAGGTCTCAGCCGCCTCGCTCCACGGTGATGGCGCCCACCCCGCCGCGGACGCGCAGGTCCACGCGGTGCTCGGCGGTGTCGTAGTCCGGCGACCGGTAGAGGTCGCCGTCGCGAACAAAGTCCCCCCGCACGCTCACCGCCCCGATACCCCGCGACACCTCGAGCCGCACCGCCACCCCCTCGGGGATGCGCACCGTCGCCGCCCCGACGCCCGTATCGAGCGCCGCCTCGTAGCGCCCGCGGCGCGGCAGCGTCAGCACCGTCTCCCCCACCCCGGTCGAGACCTCGAGCCCGGAGAGCTGCGCCTCCCTTAGCTCGAGGACGGCGCGCCCGACCCCCGTATCCAGGCTGAGCCTCACCGGCACGGACGGGTTGAGGGACAGCCGCCACGGCTGCCCGCCCCCCCGGACGCTCAGGCCGCGCTGCGCAGCGCTCTGCAGCGTAAAGACGGCTACCCCGCCGCGCTCCGCAAAGCGCTGCGTGACGCGCTCGTTGGGCCCGAGCGGCAACGTACCCGAGACCAAAAGACCGGGTTCGGCGGCGGTGTCGAGGTGCAAGGCGCTCACCCCGGTCTGAAGGTGCACCTCCGCCGAGCGCGCCCCCCCGAGCGGTTGCGCGACGCGCTCGAGGGTCGCGGCGCGCCCGAGCCACGCCGCGCCACCCCCGCTCGCGAGCACCGCCCCTAGCGCGAGCGCGCCGAGCACCACGGCGAGGCGGTAGCGCCCCCCCAGCAAGAGGTCCACCCCGGCGGCGATCAGCGCGAGCGGCCAGAGGTTGAGGAGCGCCCACCCGTCCACGCGCAACCAGCCCACACCGTTTAAGAAGAGGAGCAACCCCAGGCCGATGAGCACGAGCGGCAGGGGCCGCTGACGAACGCGCGACGTCACGGTCTACACCCCCTTGGACCCCGGCCCCTCGGTCGGGGGCGGGAGGCGTCGCCCGCGCCAGAGGAGGAGGGCGCCGAGGGCGATGAGTAGAAGCGGCAGCGCGGGGCCGCCCCCACCGCTGGCGAGCAGCACGAAGAGCGCCAGCGCGAGCAAGCCGAGCGCCGGGAAGAGCGCCCAGCGCTGTTTGCCCTCCCCCTCCGGCAGCCTGTAGAGCACCCCGAAGGTCGCCGCGAGGCCGAGGAAGAGCGCGGCGCCCGCGTCCACCCCCAGCGCTGCCCCGAGAGCCGAAGCGTCAAGCCACGCGACGACACCCAGCGTCAGGAGCACACCAGCCGGGATGAGCGCCCACCAGCGCCGCCGATCGTCGCGGTAGAGCGCGGCAAACCCCACCCCGATGAGCCCCAGGAAAAGGCCACCCGACGCCGCTCCTGGGACGAGCGTCGCGAGACCGAGGGCGAAGAGGGCAAACGCCGGCAACAGCGCCCACCAACGGGTGCGGTCCTCGCGGTAGACGAGCCAGAACGCCGCCCCGAGCCCGAGGAAGAGAAGCGCCCAGAGCCAAGCGCTCGCCCAAGCGAGCAGACCGAGGTTGGCCGCGAGAAAGAGGACGCCGACGCCGATGAGCAGTGCGGCGAGGCGCCGTGAGTGGGTGGGTGACCGGGGGGCGTGCATGATGTCCTCCGAAAAAATCCCGTAGCGCAGCGTTGGCTAGCGCGTAGGGGGTTCGCCGCGTTCCGCCGCCTCGCGGACGACCTCGAGCTTGACCTTACCGACGAGCGCCGCGAGCGCCCCCAAAGCGGCCAGCAGGGGCGCGGCCAGCGTGAGGATGCCCCCCGCCACCACCCCTAGGGTCAGCGGCACGCTGAGGAGCTCCTTGCCACCCCGCTTGATCAACACCCGCTTGGCGCTGTTTTCCTGTAACAGCGCCTCTATGCGTTCCACCAGCCCGCGCCCCGCGACCTCGACCTCCTCGACCCACGTGCGCTTCTTCGCCCCTGCAGCGCCGGTCGTCTGGGTGGTGGCCTGGGTCGTAGCCCCCGTGCTGCTCTGCTTGGTGTCCTGTGCGGTGCTCTGCGTGGTACCCGGTGTTCCGGTCTCGTTGGCCCTCCCCGTCGTTTCGTCCGCCTGCGTGTTCACCGTCGCCTCCTCTGCCTTCGTCCGACCCCGCCGCTGGCGCTACGGCGTCCCCTGGTCGATGATGCGCGCGACCGCCGAGAGCTCGAGCCCGATCAAATAGAGCACGTCGTCGAGAGTAAAAAATCCCGACAGCTGGCCGTAGCGGTCCACCACCGGAAAGCGCCGCACGCCGCGGTCTTTCATGATCTCGAGCGCCTCGAAGAGCCCGAGCTCCTCCTCTAACACCGTCGGGCGGGGGGTCATCACCTCCTCGACGGCAGTCGTTTTCGGATCGCGCCCGGCGGCGACGACCCTGAGCGCGATGTCGCGGTCCGTGAGGATGCCGCAGGGCTTCCCCCCTTCGACGACCACCAGGCAACCGACGTTGCGCGCCCTTAAAAGCTCCGCCGCCTCGAGGACGCTCGCGCGCAACCCCGTCGTCACGACCTCCTCGCGGGCAAAATTAAGCAAACTCATCGTCCGCACCTCCTTAAGCCACGCTACGGCTTCCGGGGGGCGGCCGCATCCTCAGGGATGCCGACGGGGTGTCGGAGTTTTACCGACGCCCTGCGCGCGGGCTCAGGACGCGGGCAGCAGCACCGCCGAACCCTCGAGGGTCCCCGCCCGCAGCGCCTCGAGCGCTTCGTTGGCCTGCGCCAGCGCGAACGCCTGCACGTGGGGGCGTAAGGCGAGGGTGGGGAGGAGGGCGAAAAACGCGCGCGCGTCGTCGCGCGTCAAGTTGGCGACCGAGCGCACGGTGCGCTCCTCCCAGAGGAGCCGGTAGGGAAAGCTCGGGATGTCGCTCATGTGGATGCCGCCACAGACCACCGTGCCCCCCTTGCGCACCGCCGCTAGCGCGCGCACCACGAGCGGCCCGGCGGGCGCGAAGATGATCGCGGCGTCGAGCGGCTCCGGCGGCGCCTCGTCCGAACCCCCCGCCCAGGCCGCCCCGAGAGA
This window contains:
- a CDS encoding DUF6544 family protein; its protein translation is MPRKGLLTALGVAALPLAAGALGLRVRPAPFPPYPEAEPALGTVPLPEGLPAPVARFYRRLYGERVPVITSAVVTGRAKLRLGGLVFPARFRFTHAVGRGYRHDLEVTLFGRPVVRLRERYVDGTSRLELPFGVVEGPKVDQAANLGGWAEAVWFPALFITDPRVRWEAVDEATALLVVPFGGLEERFVARFHPETGLLHLLEAMRYKGAADAAKTLWLCEALVWEALAGRTVLTKSALTWFGDGAPWARWQVEEVVYNVDVRASLWGERATRRGR
- a CDS encoding response regulator, which gives rise to MAQPRLFLVDDHAVVRSGIRLLLEAHGGALVVGEADSGEAALERVPELAPDIVLLDLTLPGMNGIETARSLKARLPSVRLIALSMHEDPEYVRGFLEAGGNGYVPKSALETQLLDAIRAVSRGEYYAPARLLAELARDLSESGPYRHVRLTERERSVLARIAQGCTYKEIAEELGISDKTVATYRERAAEKLGLKTRAELVRYALQHGLIE
- a CDS encoding LiaF domain-containing protein, translating into MTSRVRQRPLPLVLIGLGLLLFLNGVGWLRVDGWALLNLWPLALIAAGVDLLLGGRYRLAVVLGALALGAVLASGGGAAWLGRAATLERVAQPLGGARSAEVHLQTGVSALHLDTAAEPGLLVSGTLPLGPNERVTQRFAERGGVAVFTLQSAAQRGLSVRGGGQPWRLSLNPSVPVRLSLDTGVGRAVLELREAQLSGLEVSTGVGETVLTLPRRGRYEAALDTGVGAATVRIPEGVAVRLEVSRGIGAVSVRGDFVRDGDLYRSPDYDTAEHRVDLRVRGGVGAITVERGG
- a CDS encoding DUF4342 domain-containing protein, giving the protein MNTQADETTGRANETGTPGTTQSTAQDTKQSSTGATTQATTQTTGAAGAKKRTWVEEVEVAGRGLVERIEALLQENSAKRVLIKRGGKELLSVPLTLGVVAGGILTLAAPLLAALGALAALVGKVKLEVVREAAERGEPPTR
- a CDS encoding CBS domain-containing protein produces the protein MSLLNFAREEVVTTGLRASVLEAAELLRARNVGCLVVVEGGKPCGILTDRDIALRVVAAGRDPKTTAVEEVMTPRPTVLEEELGLFEALEIMKDRGVRRFPVVDRYGQLSGFFTLDDVLYLIGLELSAVARIIDQGTP
- a CDS encoding IS5 family transposase (programmed frameshift), which gives rise to MARTDLSEKQWRALKAHLPANPQRGHAYVDHRRVINGILWRLKTGAPWRDVPERYGAWQTCWDRFTRWERSGDWQRILQALQAHADATGDIDWDGAALDSSHIKAHRSAAGARKRPAEGRKKGGLTDEWLGHSRGGHTSKVHVCADGKVRPLSLVVTAGQRNDAAWLERVLDEIHVPRLGRGRPRKRPSQLRLDRAYSFKKQRQGLRRRNIRCISPEREDAKKHRLAKGSKGGRPPAFDTKAYKGRNVIERCINRLKDFRAVATRYDKRGRNYLAGVLVASIILWL
- a CDS encoding SDR family oxidoreductase encodes the protein MRTLRDKVILITGAGGTVAGAVEAAFRREGAQLVLIDREAVRVTGRAHSFNTPAFEADLSSFGSAQAVVAQAEAQFGRVDGLVHLVGEVVMGRVDEVHEADFERAFATNVQTLFYTVKAVLPALRRREEAFIAGIAAGEAYGERAAGRSLFAAAKGAVASFLRALDAELQGSHVGVGIIFPMGTVDTRTNRARLSEEAARHLIHPDALARAFVAAALSGEGGTLLELPVYPPRLPVRQVV
- a CDS encoding flavodoxin domain-containing protein — translated: MKVLVVVASKHGSTQEIAEVVAEELALAGHTAEVKGAAGDVSVTPYDAVVLGSAIYMGAWLPEAKRFAEAQHEALSARPVWVFSSGPLGADPQPDNDPARLAAPLEGVFVRDHRVFVGKLERRGLGWGERLIARVVGAPEGDFRDWEAVRGWAREIAAALSAPGTR
- a CDS encoding RDD family protein, translated to MPCLYPKTSVSPSVRQTLAGIGERLIALILDGLLLGVVSGLLFRSDSRLGGALGFALGLAYQWYFLTRHQGQTPGKMLLNLRVVKVDGGALTDADAVLRYLGYVLNGLAFGLGWLWALFDANRQGWHDKLADTFVVKVGETLGVVGTEGTQAGAAEPLSAPLSTPKPDGEVSDDG